The sequence below is a genomic window from Aureispira sp. CCB-E.
AGAAACTTAAAGCCTGTAAGCATCAATAGAAAGCTGTTGATTATAGAGCAAGTGTTTAAGTATTTATTACCAAATCAAGCGAATCCAGTTAAAGGATTTAGAGTAAAGCGACAAGGTAGAAAACCGATCTTAGAACCTTTGGAAATAAGTGACTTAGAAGTTGTTTTAACTAACTTTAGCAAAGAAAGTATTTATCAAAAACGAAATCATTTAATCTTAGGCTTTATCCATTATCAAGCCTTGCGAGTTGGAGAGATTAAGGCTTTAGAACTAGAGCATCTAGACTTAGAGAAAGCCTTGATTAATGTTCCAAAAGTGGGTCGGAATAAAAGTAGAACCTTAGCCTTAACAGCTTTGCAAGTGGTTGGATTACAGGAATATTTAATAAGTATACGTCCGCAGCTATTGCAGTATTACACGAATCAGTTATTTGTTAGTGGCGGACAATCTAAACGGCTAAATAATAGCATTACAAAACTACA
It includes:
- a CDS encoding tyrosine-type recombinase/integrase, producing the protein MMKIKTYLQSLYKSSTATSYHLEWLDFESFVNQLNISIKSIDYQLLLDYVQALQKRNLKPVSINRKLLIIEQVFKYLLPNQANPVKGFRVKRQGRKPILEPLEISDLEVVLTNFSKESIYQKRNHLILGFIHYQALRVGEIKALELEHLDLEKALINVPKVGRNKSRTLALTALQVVGLQEYLISIRPQLLQYYTNQLFVSGGQSKRLNNSITKLQKGIKKQLPKLQNLEHWRTSIIVHWLESSPLLEVQERLGHCYPSSTERYKIHAIKSLRDQLEVHHPLQ